In Flavobacterium sp. N3904, one DNA window encodes the following:
- a CDS encoding PAS domain S-box protein — translation MKETIPSIEELLQKLKKQEQKISILQKKIDSIANFEFFTKETSDFICVSDLNSFLKEFNIVFLKKSGYSKRELLINSYLKFIHPEDVAKTANALQELLEDKTSVIFENRILTKKGENIYVQWTSIINPSNNLVYSLGRDITEIRMIQEKLTASENLLNDAQQLAKIGSWELNLLTNSLIWTKELYHIFEIPEMPTDNLYKQYFEHFSEEDREMLNNLIAESMRSKRPYEITHKVLLSNNRFKWVYGTGIPILNEKGEIIALRGIAQDITEKKQIESEILAKEKEVATIKEKKREQESNAKFRNYVKNAPDGVFVANEKGLFLEVNSAATKIMGYSQKKLLSMSINDIIHPNSLEKIKLCFETLFLNGTSNDIVAYIHKNGEIRYCSIDAVKLSEKQVLLFVKDITENIEAVQALKEKEKRFRVLVENAPEALVVIDFEQQKFVSVSQSALVLFKMTEEELLNLGPVNLSPEYQPNGQLSAALADEKFKEAIAGGKPSFEWTHIDSQGNSIFCDVRLVRLPPDNKVLIRASIIDITDRKKAEEHLKENELFLKETQRIAQLGTYSMDMSTGKWTRTEILNDIFGIDQNFDLNGQSWFEIVHPMWRETMRDYVLNEVIQKRVQFDKEYKIIRIKDQAERWVHGMGTLKLDENDQPSVIVGAIRDITDTKIMELELIRAKEIAEENEKDLLFKYIEYEEINEKLKQTNKELVKAKTQADEANKAKSEFLSNMSHEIRTPLNGIVGFTDLLMKTNLEKNQLEYMSTVNVSANTLMEIINDILDFSKIESGKLELFKEETDLFRLLHQVIDLFKHQANLKNIDLSLNIEENVPQYILADAIRLKQILVNLISNALKFTSFGHIRLDVEQTKLGKKNNATIKFSIKDSGIGIKQYNQKKIFDSFVQEDNATSRKFGGTGLGLAISNLLLELMKSNLQLKSKYGDGSDFFFSIKFKKVEPIKDTFRELAHPTVIRKVKTVKNINVLRVLIVEDNKINMFLAKTLVKRIIPNVIILEASDGQEGIEQFELNKPDLVLMDIQMPIKNGYEATVEIRKLKKGKNTPIIALTAGIMVGEKDKCIEYGMNDYISKPIIEDDLENVIHKWIPEEVK, via the coding sequence ATGAAAGAAACTATACCATCCATTGAAGAATTGCTTCAAAAATTAAAAAAACAAGAACAGAAAATTTCGATATTACAAAAGAAAATTGATTCAATTGCTAATTTTGAATTTTTCACCAAAGAGACTTCCGATTTTATTTGTGTGAGTGATTTAAATAGTTTCTTAAAAGAATTCAATATTGTATTTCTTAAAAAATCAGGTTACTCCAAAAGAGAATTATTAATCAATAGCTATCTTAAATTTATCCACCCAGAAGATGTTGCTAAAACTGCAAATGCTTTACAAGAACTTTTAGAAGATAAGACTTCGGTAATTTTTGAAAATAGAATCCTTACAAAAAAAGGAGAAAACATATATGTACAATGGACATCGATTATAAATCCTTCAAATAATCTAGTTTATTCCCTCGGAAGGGATATTACCGAAATTCGGATGATTCAAGAAAAGTTAACTGCCAGTGAAAATTTATTAAATGATGCTCAGCAATTGGCTAAAATAGGAAGTTGGGAACTTAATTTATTAACTAATAGTTTGATATGGACCAAAGAATTGTATCATATTTTTGAAATCCCAGAGATGCCTACTGATAATTTGTATAAACAGTATTTTGAACATTTTTCAGAGGAAGATCGAGAAATGCTAAATAATTTGATAGCCGAATCAATGAGGAGTAAAAGACCTTATGAAATTACTCATAAAGTATTATTGAGTAATAATAGATTCAAGTGGGTTTATGGAACAGGTATTCCTATACTAAATGAAAAAGGCGAAATTATAGCTTTGAGAGGAATTGCACAAGATATTACTGAAAAGAAACAAATAGAAAGTGAAATTCTAGCAAAGGAAAAAGAAGTTGCGACCATTAAAGAAAAAAAGCGTGAACAAGAAAGCAATGCGAAGTTTAGAAACTATGTTAAGAATGCTCCGGATGGTGTTTTTGTTGCAAATGAAAAGGGACTTTTTTTAGAAGTAAATTCAGCAGCAACAAAAATAATGGGTTATTCCCAAAAGAAGTTATTAAGCATGTCAATAAATGACATTATACATCCAAATTCGCTAGAAAAAATAAAATTATGTTTTGAAACCCTTTTTTTGAACGGAACTTCAAACGATATAGTTGCCTATATTCATAAAAATGGAGAAATTCGATATTGTTCAATAGATGCAGTAAAACTTTCAGAAAAACAAGTTTTATTGTTTGTAAAAGATATAACGGAAAATATTGAAGCAGTACAAGCTTTAAAAGAAAAAGAAAAGCGCTTCCGGGTTTTGGTAGAAAATGCTCCCGAAGCACTCGTTGTTATCGATTTTGAGCAGCAAAAATTTGTAAGTGTAAGTCAAAGTGCTTTGGTATTGTTTAAAATGACGGAAGAAGAATTATTAAATCTTGGGCCAGTTAATTTAAGCCCAGAATACCAACCTAATGGACAATTGTCTGCCGCTCTGGCAGATGAAAAATTTAAGGAAGCCATAGCGGGAGGGAAGCCCTCCTTTGAATGGACTCATATTGACAGTCAAGGAAATTCCATTTTTTGCGATGTCAGACTCGTACGATTGCCACCCGATAATAAAGTCTTAATTCGTGCAAGTATAATTGATATTACAGATCGAAAAAAAGCAGAAGAACATCTTAAAGAAAACGAACTTTTTTTGAAAGAAACACAACGTATTGCGCAACTTGGTACCTATAGTATGGATATGAGTACAGGTAAGTGGACCAGAACTGAAATATTGAATGATATTTTTGGAATCGATCAAAATTTTGATTTGAATGGTCAAAGTTGGTTTGAAATAGTTCATCCGATGTGGCGGGAAACCATGCGTGATTATGTACTTAATGAAGTTATTCAAAAGAGAGTTCAATTTGATAAAGAATACAAAATAATAAGAATAAAGGATCAAGCTGAAAGATGGGTACATGGAATGGGTACTCTAAAGTTGGACGAAAATGATCAACCGTCTGTTATTGTTGGAGCTATACGTGATATTACTGATACTAAAATAATGGAACTTGAATTAATAAGAGCCAAAGAAATAGCTGAAGAAAACGAAAAAGATTTGCTTTTTAAATACATTGAGTATGAAGAGATAAATGAAAAATTAAAACAAACCAACAAAGAACTAGTAAAAGCCAAAACTCAAGCAGATGAAGCCAATAAAGCAAAATCTGAATTTTTGTCTAATATGAGCCATGAGATACGAACACCACTAAATGGAATTGTTGGTTTTACCGATTTGTTGATGAAAACAAATCTCGAAAAAAATCAATTGGAGTATATGTCAACAGTCAATGTTTCGGCCAATACATTAATGGAGATTATTAATGATATCTTAGATTTTTCTAAAATAGAATCCGGAAAATTGGAGCTATTCAAAGAAGAAACTGATCTTTTTAGACTATTGCACCAAGTCATTGATTTGTTTAAACATCAGGCCAATTTAAAAAATATTGATTTGTCATTAAATATAGAAGAAAATGTACCTCAATACATACTCGCCGATGCTATACGATTAAAACAAATTTTGGTTAACTTAATTAGTAATGCTTTAAAATTCACCTCTTTTGGTCATATTCGATTGGATGTAGAGCAAACCAAATTGGGTAAAAAAAATAATGCTACCATAAAATTTTCAATAAAAGATTCAGGAATTGGAATCAAACAATACAATCAAAAGAAAATTTTCGACTCTTTTGTACAAGAAGATAATGCTACTTCGAGAAAATTTGGAGGTACGGGTTTGGGCTTGGCTATTTCAAATTTATTACTGGAGCTTATGAAAAGTAATCTTCAACTTAAAAGTAAATATGGAGACGGAAGCGATTTTTTCTTTTCGATTAAATTTAAAAAAGTGGAGCCCATAAAAGATACTTTTAGAGAATTGGCCCATCCTACAGTGATTAGAAAAGTTAAAACGGTAAAAAACATAAATGTTCTTCGGGTTTTGATTGTTGAAGACAATAAAATTAATATGTTTTTGGCCAAAACCTTGGTTAAAAGAATTATTCCAAATGTTATAATTTTAGAAGCTAGCGATGGTCAAGAAGGCATTGAGCAATTTGAACTTAATAAACCCGATTTGGTTTTAATGGACATTCAAATGCCCATTAAAAACGGGTATGAGGCTACTGTTGAAATTAGAAAGCTCAAAAAAGGTAAAAACACCCCTATTATTGCCCTAACAGCAGGGATTATGGTTGGAGAAAAAGACAAATGTATAGAATATGGAATGAATGATTATATTTCAAAACCTATCATTGAAGATGATTTAGAAAACGTAATACATAAATGGATTCCTGAAGAGGTTAAATAA
- a CDS encoding ammonia-forming cytochrome c nitrite reductase subunit c552 — protein MLKKSSIVVAILLILFVVFRVFIVDSCSSKDAEYTEVLSSNNAYVGDESCKKCHTTEHHDWKQSDHYMSMLPANDSTVKGDFNNITFTADGITSRFYKKGSKFFINTEGDDGKNHDFEVKYIFGYTPLQQYLVYFPGGRMQVPRLSWDVNKKKWFNQYAGQKIPSHDWLHWTGNAQNWNTMCATCHSTNLHKNYNTKTDTYKTSYNIINVSCESCHGAGQKHLEYVKGDDYKSGDKVLGSFMKLGKKSGQIEQINTCAPCHARITELTAKHIESKEIMDNYIPQIPDTEHFHADGQVDDEDYIYTSFLQSKMFSKGVRCSNCHNPHSTKLKHEIGNQTCTQCHISTKYDTPKHTFHTMGTNGASCVNCHMPGKLFMGNDLRHDHSFRVPRPDLSVKYGTPNACSNCHTDKSEKALADAVVKWYGPKRKYHFADDLIPGSKLDLNSEPHLTKLINDKNTPDIIKATAAFYLGSITTTTSVNTLLSCLNQKDAQVRYRAVRSLSNFSPNSWIEKVAPLLSDKVRAIRIAAADLLLTVPKDQIPSQYTTAFDAAHKELLSYLRYQTDFSVGNVMLADYYLKLQDYTNAESFYLKGLKKDNQMNYALLNLASLYNAVGKNDASLQMLKRALANDKNNERIYYNMALLYNEMNDKPAAEKSFAKAVELKSQNPRVYYNYGLMLNANQKYKEAEAVLQKGIAINPAAPDLYYALTFVYIQSNNKAKAQQTAYQLKQMDPTNPNYQELFKNLGIQ, from the coding sequence ATGCTCAAGAAATCATCGATTGTTGTTGCAATCCTTCTTATATTGTTTGTTGTATTCCGTGTTTTTATAGTAGATAGTTGCAGTTCTAAGGACGCCGAATATACCGAAGTTCTTTCATCCAACAATGCCTATGTTGGAGACGAATCCTGCAAAAAATGCCACACTACAGAACATCATGATTGGAAACAATCCGATCATTATATGTCGATGCTTCCTGCCAATGATTCCACTGTAAAAGGAGATTTCAATAACATAACTTTTACTGCCGATGGCATCACCAGCAGATTTTACAAAAAAGGATCCAAATTCTTTATCAACACCGAAGGAGATGACGGCAAGAATCATGATTTTGAAGTAAAATACATCTTTGGGTACACCCCTTTACAGCAATATCTAGTTTATTTTCCGGGAGGCCGTATGCAAGTGCCTCGCTTAAGTTGGGATGTCAACAAGAAAAAATGGTTCAATCAATATGCTGGTCAAAAAATACCCTCACACGATTGGCTGCATTGGACAGGAAATGCCCAAAACTGGAACACCATGTGTGCCACTTGTCATTCTACTAATTTGCATAAAAATTACAACACCAAAACCGATACTTACAAAACCAGTTACAATATCATCAACGTAAGTTGCGAAAGCTGCCATGGTGCAGGTCAAAAACACTTAGAATATGTAAAAGGCGACGATTATAAATCAGGGGATAAAGTACTAGGTAGTTTTATGAAACTAGGTAAAAAATCAGGACAAATAGAGCAAATCAATACTTGCGCTCCTTGTCATGCCCGTATAACCGAGCTCACAGCCAAGCATATCGAGAGCAAAGAAATAATGGACAATTATATTCCGCAAATTCCAGACACGGAGCACTTTCATGCCGATGGTCAGGTTGATGATGAAGATTATATTTACACCTCTTTTCTGCAAAGCAAAATGTTTAGTAAAGGAGTACGATGCAGTAATTGTCACAATCCGCACAGTACCAAATTGAAGCACGAAATAGGCAATCAAACCTGTACACAATGCCATATTTCGACCAAATATGACACTCCAAAACACACTTTCCATACCATGGGAACAAATGGCGCTTCCTGTGTAAACTGCCACATGCCCGGCAAATTGTTTATGGGGAATGATTTACGTCATGACCATAGTTTCAGGGTTCCCCGTCCCGATCTTTCTGTAAAGTATGGCACTCCAAACGCTTGCAGCAACTGCCATACAGACAAATCCGAAAAAGCCTTGGCCGATGCTGTTGTAAAATGGTACGGACCAAAACGAAAATATCATTTTGCCGATGATTTGATTCCGGGCAGTAAACTGGATCTTAACAGCGAGCCGCATCTTACCAAATTGATTAATGATAAAAACACACCAGATATTATAAAAGCTACAGCCGCTTTTTACTTGGGAAGCATAACCACCACAACAAGTGTAAACACTTTATTGTCCTGTCTGAATCAAAAAGATGCACAAGTACGCTACAGAGCAGTACGTAGTTTATCCAATTTTTCTCCAAATAGTTGGATCGAAAAAGTAGCTCCATTATTGTCCGATAAAGTAAGAGCTATTCGAATCGCTGCAGCCGATCTTCTTTTAACTGTACCAAAAGATCAAATCCCGAGTCAATATACCACAGCCTTTGATGCTGCCCATAAAGAACTACTGAGTTACCTTCGTTATCAAACCGATTTTTCTGTGGGAAATGTAATGCTTGCGGATTATTATCTTAAACTGCAGGATTATACCAATGCAGAATCTTTTTACCTCAAAGGCCTTAAAAAAGACAACCAAATGAATTATGCTTTGCTAAATTTAGCATCGCTGTATAATGCCGTTGGAAAGAATGATGCATCATTGCAAATGCTCAAAAGAGCTTTGGCCAATGACAAAAACAACGAACGGATTTATTACAACATGGCTTTGTTGTATAATGAGATGAATGATAAACCCGCAGCCGAAAAATCATTTGCAAAAGCGGTTGAATTAAAATCTCAAAACCCAAGAGTTTATTATAATTATGGTTTAATGCTTAATGCCAATCAAAAATACAAAGAAGCAGAAGCCGTTTTGCAAAAAGGAATTGCAATAAACCCTGCCGCTCCCGATTTGTATTATGCACTTACTTTTGTTTATATCCAATCTAATAATAAGGCGAAAGCACAACAAACGGCTTATCAATTAAAACAAATGGACCCAACAAATCCAAATTATCAGGAATTGTTTAAGAATCTCGGAATACAGTAG
- a CDS encoding arylsulfatase codes for MKTKAILNLSALSLFFLITQLSIAQIQTTGTPGSPSSTTTVDGRYIPNPPSPFGGQIGLSTADSKPYWQPQIVPPKGAPNVLLIMTDDAGYGVSGTFGGVIPTPNMDRIAKNGIRYTQFHSTALCSPTRAALITGRNHHMVGFGVVAEQATGYPGYDSEIGLDNATIGNILKQNGYATSWFGKNHNTPSYQYSLAGPYDQWPIGMGFDYFYGFMGGEVDQYHPFLFRNTTQIFPWNENPKYNMITGMADDAIDYLKQLNAAAPEKPFFCYYVPGATHAPHQPTAEWIAKFKGKFDMGWNAMRDLIFANQKRLGVIPQNTQLTPWPDDLPKWETLTPDQKKLFARQAEVYAAFVAYTDYEIGRVIQQVEDMGKLDNTLIIYIEGDNGTSSEGSMNGTPFDLAALQGIVIPVADQLKYLDAWGSPSTQPHMAVPWAWAFSTPFKWVKQVASHFGGTRQGMCISWPNKIKDVGTIRTQFHHMIDIVPTILDATGIQAPVMFDGIPQKPIEGISMVYTWDKANTNVPSNRTTQYFEMFGNRAIYNNGWLACTTPPAGPWLLGTTKMPDVVNGYQWELYNVKEDFSEFNDLALKNPDKLKEMQELFLAEASRNNVFPLDNSILPRVLTPKPSYTAGRDLFVYTGEISGIPPSNAPNILGKSFTISANIDVPKDGGDGMLVTEGGHFGGFGLYILKGKPVFTYNVLALKQFKVQGKSALSEGKHTIVLDLNYSEPGFGKPAKMVLSVDGNEVSKADLTQTIPFIMTLDETFDVGVDTRSAVDDKDYKLPFRFDGKINKLSIQLK; via the coding sequence ATGAAAACAAAAGCAATTTTAAATTTAAGTGCATTATCATTATTCTTTTTGATAACACAGCTATCAATAGCTCAAATTCAAACCACAGGTACGCCAGGGTCCCCCAGCTCAACAACAACAGTCGATGGCCGATATATTCCCAATCCACCTTCTCCGTTTGGCGGACAAATTGGACTTAGTACTGCCGATTCAAAACCCTATTGGCAACCGCAGATAGTGCCGCCAAAAGGAGCACCAAACGTTTTATTAATCATGACTGACGATGCTGGCTACGGAGTTTCGGGAACTTTTGGAGGCGTAATTCCAACACCTAACATGGATCGTATTGCAAAGAATGGAATTCGCTATACACAATTTCACTCTACTGCCTTATGTTCTCCAACACGTGCTGCATTAATTACTGGTCGAAACCATCATATGGTAGGCTTTGGTGTTGTTGCCGAACAAGCCACTGGTTACCCAGGATACGATTCAGAAATTGGTTTAGATAATGCTACAATTGGAAACATTTTAAAACAAAATGGTTATGCAACATCATGGTTCGGAAAAAATCACAATACACCCAGCTATCAATATAGTCTTGCCGGACCTTATGATCAGTGGCCAATTGGAATGGGCTTTGATTATTTTTATGGGTTCATGGGTGGCGAAGTCGATCAGTACCATCCCTTCTTATTTCGTAATACCACACAAATATTTCCTTGGAATGAAAACCCAAAATACAACATGATTACTGGCATGGCTGATGATGCCATTGACTATTTAAAACAATTGAATGCAGCTGCTCCTGAAAAACCTTTTTTCTGCTATTATGTTCCCGGTGCTACACATGCTCCACATCAGCCAACTGCCGAATGGATTGCTAAATTTAAAGGAAAGTTTGATATGGGTTGGAATGCTATGCGTGATTTGATATTTGCAAATCAAAAGAGATTAGGCGTAATTCCCCAAAACACGCAACTTACTCCCTGGCCAGACGATCTACCAAAATGGGAAACCCTTACACCTGACCAGAAAAAATTATTTGCCCGTCAAGCTGAAGTTTATGCCGCTTTTGTAGCTTATACTGATTATGAAATTGGTCGAGTTATACAACAGGTAGAAGACATGGGCAAACTAGACAATACACTGATCATTTACATTGAAGGGGATAATGGGACCAGTTCAGAAGGCTCTATGAATGGAACTCCTTTTGATCTTGCAGCTTTACAGGGCATTGTTATCCCTGTAGCTGATCAGTTAAAATATTTAGACGCTTGGGGATCGCCATCCACTCAACCACATATGGCTGTTCCATGGGCATGGGCTTTTAGCACTCCTTTCAAATGGGTAAAACAAGTGGCTTCGCATTTTGGTGGCACACGTCAGGGCATGTGTATTTCTTGGCCAAATAAAATTAAAGATGTTGGTACTATCCGAACTCAATTCCATCACATGATTGATATTGTGCCAACGATACTTGATGCTACAGGTATTCAAGCGCCTGTTATGTTTGATGGTATACCTCAAAAACCAATTGAAGGGATAAGTATGGTCTATACCTGGGACAAAGCAAACACTAATGTGCCTTCCAATCGAACAACACAATATTTTGAAATGTTTGGTAATAGGGCCATTTATAATAATGGATGGTTGGCTTGTACCACACCTCCTGCAGGCCCATGGCTGTTGGGAACAACAAAAATGCCTGATGTGGTTAATGGTTATCAATGGGAATTATATAATGTTAAAGAAGATTTTTCAGAATTCAATGATCTAGCCTTGAAAAATCCTGACAAACTAAAAGAAATGCAGGAGCTATTTTTAGCCGAAGCTTCCAGAAATAATGTGTTCCCACTAGACAACAGTATTTTACCGCGCGTACTTACTCCCAAACCAAGCTATACTGCAGGTCGGGATTTGTTTGTCTACACAGGCGAAATTTCTGGAATTCCACCTAGTAACGCTCCTAACATTTTAGGTAAATCATTTACAATTTCAGCAAACATTGATGTACCAAAAGATGGCGGCGACGGCATGTTGGTTACTGAAGGTGGACACTTTGGTGGATTTGGTTTATATATACTTAAAGGTAAACCAGTTTTTACTTATAATGTTTTGGCATTAAAACAATTTAAAGTACAGGGAAAATCAGCATTATCGGAAGGTAAACATACCATTGTCTTAGATTTAAATTATTCCGAACCAGGATTTGGCAAACCTGCTAAAATGGTTTTAAGTGTGGATGGAAACGAAGTGAGTAAAGCCGATTTAACACAAACCATACCTTTCATCATGACCCTTGATGAAACCTTTGATGTAGGTGTTGATACACGTTCCGCTGTTGATGACAAAGATTACAAGCTTCCGTTCCGTTTCGATGGCAAAATAAATAAGCTTTCAATTCAACTGAAGTAA
- a CDS encoding DUF1254 domain-containing protein: MEAKTLLKLTIKAPHSIYLIVFGLALITSLQSCKKNDAINQAGQADKLAGIAVPSISETKAIAQEAFVYGLPIVMNYAIMNEYVINKNSGQFKAPFNVIKNENRVFTYEDTAVISPNSDTPYSLIWLDLRTEPIVISVPAVEKNRYYSVQLIDANTYVYGYIGSRATGSEAGNYLIVGPDWKGTLPKGIKKIFRSGTPFAITIFRTQLFNAADMPNVAKVQAGYKSQPLSQFLNQPAPVAAPKIDFLPATTAGIKTNFYQYLNAALAFIPETPENKAIHAKLASIGIGPNKKFEFSDLSLEHKAAVLLAMKAGDDMVSKYLVGSAVKQINGWGLAALFGDASFYNGDWLKRAAAAKNGIYGNEAVEAVYPLTRTDVNGETLDGSKHNYTLTFKAGQYPPVNAFWSVTMYDGKTEFLIKNPINRYLINSPMLPNMKKNTDGSLTIYIQKDNPGANKQSNWLPAPNGPIYLAIRLYWPKTEQPSVLPVGSGSWSPPGIVQTN; encoded by the coding sequence ATGGAAGCAAAAACACTTTTAAAACTGACTATAAAAGCACCACATTCTATCTACTTAATTGTCTTTGGTCTTGCTTTGATCACTTCATTGCAATCCTGCAAAAAAAACGATGCTATTAACCAAGCGGGACAAGCTGATAAACTGGCTGGAATTGCAGTTCCGAGTATTTCTGAAACTAAGGCTATTGCACAAGAAGCATTTGTTTACGGATTGCCTATTGTAATGAATTATGCCATAATGAATGAATATGTTATTAATAAGAATTCAGGACAATTCAAAGCCCCTTTTAATGTAATTAAGAACGAAAACCGTGTTTTTACTTATGAAGATACAGCGGTAATTTCGCCTAATAGCGACACTCCTTATTCATTGATTTGGTTGGATTTACGAACTGAGCCCATTGTGATTTCAGTACCAGCAGTAGAAAAAAATCGTTACTATTCTGTCCAATTAATTGATGCCAATACCTATGTTTATGGCTATATTGGTAGTCGAGCGACAGGTAGTGAAGCTGGGAATTATCTCATTGTTGGTCCAGATTGGAAAGGCACATTGCCCAAAGGAATTAAGAAAATATTCAGATCAGGAACTCCTTTTGCAATTACTATTTTCAGAACGCAGCTTTTTAATGCAGCAGATATGCCTAATGTTGCTAAAGTACAAGCTGGTTATAAATCGCAACCGCTGTCTCAATTTTTAAATCAACCTGCGCCTGTTGCCGCTCCTAAAATTGATTTTCTTCCTGCAACAACCGCTGGAATTAAAACCAATTTTTACCAATATTTAAACGCAGCTTTAGCATTTATACCCGAAACACCCGAAAATAAAGCCATTCATGCTAAACTAGCCAGTATCGGGATTGGTCCTAATAAAAAATTTGAATTTAGTGATTTATCATTAGAACACAAAGCGGCTGTTTTATTAGCGATGAAGGCTGGAGATGACATGGTTTCTAAATATTTAGTGGGCAGTGCAGTAAAGCAAATTAATGGTTGGGGATTAGCAGCACTATTTGGGGATGCTTCTTTTTATAATGGAGATTGGCTTAAAAGAGCTGCTGCCGCAAAAAATGGCATCTATGGTAACGAAGCTGTCGAGGCCGTTTATCCTTTGACAAGAACTGATGTAAATGGAGAAACTTTAGACGGCAGTAAACACAATTATACCCTTACTTTCAAAGCGGGTCAGTACCCTCCAGTAAATGCCTTTTGGTCGGTTACCATGTATGATGGTAAAACCGAATTTTTGATTAAAAATCCTATTAATCGTTATTTGATTAACTCTCCGATGTTGCCCAACATGAAAAAAAATACGGATGGATCATTAACTATATACATCCAAAAAGATAATCCAGGAGCAAACAAGCAAAGCAATTGGTTGCCTGCACCAAATGGACCAATTTATTTAGCAATACGTTTATATTGGCCAAAAACAGAACAGCCATCTGTGCTCCCTGTAGGATCAGGAAGCTGGAGTCCTCCTGGAATTGTTCAGACAAATTAG